The sequence CTAAACGCTTTACCAGCTCCAAAACCGACAAGACGTCTTGGTCTGCAAGGTCCGGAGCTATTTTGACCAAAACTGGCTTCGATCCAGCCTCGGCTAATACGGCGCTAAGAATTGGACCTAGCTCCTGAACTTGTTGCAAATCCCGAAGACCTGGAGTATTCGGTGAGGAAACATTGACAACCAGATAGTCGGCCACTGGAGCCAAAAGCTTGGCACTAGCTCGATAATCAGCAGCAGCTAAATGAGCTTCGGTGACCTTGCTCTTCCCAATGTTTATTCCAATTATCGGCAAAACATCGTGACGCTCGCGCAATTTTTGAATTCGCCTACTAACCGCCAGGGCTCCCTGATTATTAAAACCCATTCGGTTTATCAAAGCTCTTTGATCCGGAAGTCTAAACATCCGCGGTTTTGGATTTCCCGGCTGAGCAATTGCGGTTATGGTGCCAATCTCGATGTGCCCAAAACCAAGAGCATGCAAAGGGCGAATGTACTCTCCGTTTTTGTCAAAACCTGCCGCCATTCCAAGTCGATTCTCAAAATTCAGCCCCAATTCGGTGATTGGTCTCGGTGACTTCTTCGCTCTGAGCAGGCCGACCTTTGACAAAAAAGACAAACCAAAAACTACTACGTGGTGTGCGAATTCTGGCTCAAGCGGTTTGAAGAAAAACCTAAAAACAAGCCGGTACAGCAATTTACGATTTCCTTAGTGAATCTACAGCTGCCTCGAAGTCCTCGAGCGAATCCCAAGCTTGATAGACACTCGCAAAGCGCATGAACGCAACATGATCCAATTGCCTTAGTGGCACCAGGATCGCAAGGCCAATGTCCTGGGCCTCAATGCTCGCAGCACCTGATGAACGAAGTGCTTCTTCTACCTGTTGAGCCAATAACGCTAGATCGGCATCGGTGACTGGCCTGCCCTGGCAGGCCTTGCGCACACCAGAGACAATTTTGTCTCTTGAAAAAGGTTCGGTGACTCCACTTCTTTTGGTGACCATGAGACTTGCAGTTTCGATGGTTGTAAAACGCTTTTGGCACTCGGGGCATTGCCTGCGACGTCGAATTGAGGAGCCGTCGTCTGAGGTCCGGGAGTCAATCACCCTAGAGTCTGAATTTCTGCAAAATGGACAGTGCATCAGTTATCTTTCTCGAAACGAAGCTGGACCGCTTCCGCGTGGGCCGGCAATCCTTCATTATTAGCAAAAACGGATATCTGATCCGCCACTTGCTTCAGTGCAGACTCGGAGTATTCAATGATTTGCTGAGGACGCAAGAAACTGTGAACCCCGAGGCCTGGGCCATATTTGGCCTGCTCTCCAGTGGGTAGAACGTGGTTTGATCCAGCCAGGTAATCCCCCAAGCTGACAGGAGAATATGAACCCAAGAAAATTGCTCCGGCATTTGAAATCCTCGCTAGCACTTCGCGTGGGTCGCTAGTCATGATTTCAAGATGTTCGGTGGCATAGAAATTTGACACCTCGATCGCTGCTTCGATATTTTTCACCAAAACTAGGGCCGACTGTTGTCCATTTAGGGCGATACTAATGCGCTCTTTATTAGCCGTATTTTTTGACAGCAAGTCGATCTGACTTTCAACACGGCCAATCAACTGCTCAGAATCCGTCACCAAAACTGCCGCCGCGTTCTCGTCGTGTTCCGCTTGCGAAATCAAATCTGCAGCGATCATTCTGGCATCGGCGGCACCATCGGCGATTATCAAGATCTCAGATGGCCCCGCTTCGGAGTCGATTCCTATTTCGGAGCGAAGTAGCCTTTTTGCCGTAGCAACAAAAATGTTCCCCGGGCCTGTGACCATGCGGACCGGCTCTAGACCAATTTCTTTCACCCCGTATGCAAAAGCTGCAACCGCACTTGCTCCCCCAATTGCGTAAACCTCTGAAATGCCAAGAAGCTCTGCCGTTGCCAAAATACTCGGATGAGGCAATCCGCCAAATTCCTTCTGAGCCGGCGTTGCTATCGCGATTCTCGGAACTTTTGCGACCATCGCAGCTACCGCGTTCATGACAACACTTGAAGGGTAAACGGCCTTTCCACCAGGAACATAAAGCCCCACAGAGTCAACTGGGTGGTATCGCTGGTGAACAAAAGCACCGTGGGCTAATTCGACAGAAAACTCTTGAGGCAATCCCGCTTCGCTGACTTTTTTTACTCGCTCAATCGCAGTTTCAATTGAAATTCTTAGCTCAGAGTCAAGCTCCCTCAGAGCTTTTTCTAGCGAGGCTTTGGGCACCCTGAAATTTACTGGGATGACACCGTCGAATTTGGCGCTGTGCTTTTTTAGAGCCTCAATCCCGGAGTCTCTGACCTCGGTAATGATTGTGGAAGTGGCATCGGTGGCTTCGGCAATATTTATTGCAGCCCTGGGAATTAGTTCGCGGACCAGCTCTTGAGTAATTTGTTGGCTGATAACTACCCTGCGCACTAGAAACCCTCTCAAAATGTCTCAGCTAATGCCCTAACCTTATCTTGACATGACAAATTTAGACCCCACATTGCCCCTTGAGGGCTCAGAAGCACTCAAGGCCGTATTCAGAATGCATGCTTCCGGCGTAGCCATAATCACATCAACCAATAGCGATGGTGAGCCAATTGGTTTCACGGCATCCTCGGTCACATCGCTTGGATCTAGGCCGCCATTGGCGTCTTTCAACATATCCCAGGGCTCATCGAGCTACCCGCACTTGAGAATTGGCAAGTGGGTCGCAATTCACGCTCTTAGTGACGACTCGATTCAATTGGCTCAAAGATTTGCAGGGCTCTCAAAGGATCGGTTTGTCGATCTCGATTATCAAACAGGACCCGGAAATACACCGCTACTCAATGGCGTGAGTGCTGTTTTGGTGGGCAAGGTGAGGGAGCGATTCGAAGTTGAGAGCAACGCTGTTGTGGTGGTTGACGCAATAACTGCCGAGGATTATCAAAGAAATAAATCCCCACTTATCTACTTTCAGCGCGGATACGCAGCAATTGGTGAGCGACTAGCAGATAACTACTAATCCACTGCCTCCTGACCTAAAAGCGCCTTAAGTTCTCCAAATAGGGTGTGATCAACACCCACCCGTTGAGGAAGCAAGAAGTGCTTTGTTCCCGATCCCACTAGCTTCACTTGCACCTCCACAGGACCAGGATATCTAGCCAAAATTTCGGAGAGTTTCTCCAAGCGGCTCTTGGTGGCCATTGCCTCCAAGATGGTGAGCTTAATAACACCGCCCTGCTCTCTACCCGCATCAAGTAGGTCGATCGAATAGGCCTGAACCATGATTTCTTCATCACGCCTTGAAACTCTTCCACGCACCGAAACAGTCTGATCTGGAACTAACTTTTCACGATGCTCGATGTAGGTCTTACCCATAAACATCAAACTGATTTCCCCCGAGAAATCCTCAAGCGTTACCTGACCCCAAGGGTTGCCCGAGGATCTTGCAATCCGGTGCTGCACCTGTGTTATTAGGCCCGCCAGGGTGACCGTCTCGCCGTCTTGGATGTCACTTTCCTTGAGCGCGATTGCCCCCATGTCTGAGTGCCTCAGAAGAAGTGCTTCTTGGCCAGCCAGCGGGTGGTCAGAAACATAAAGGCCGAGCATCTCGCGTTCGTGAGAAAGTAGATCGCGCTTGGTCCACTCCGGCAGACTGGGGACCTGGACCACCATTGGGTCTTCACCCTCCAGTTCTCCGAATAGATCAACTTGCCCGGAAGCCGCTTGCTTACGAGTGACGCTGGCCGAATCAATTGCCTCCTCGTGAATTGCGATCAAAGATCTTCTGGTGTGCCCGAGAGAGTCGAAGGCCCCGGCCTTGATGAGCGACTCAACAACCCTCTTCGTGGTGGCCTGCTGCGATGATCGCGAAAGGAAATCGTGAAACGATAAAAAGGGACCTGCTTTTCTCGCCTGAACGATTGCGTCAACCACGTTTTTACCAACGTTGCGAATAGCACCCAAGCCGAATCTGATATCTTCACCCACGGCGGCAAAGACCCCGATGGACTGGTTTACATCAGGCGGAACCACCTTGATGCCCATCTTGCGACACTCATTTAGGTAGATCGCTAGCTTGTCCTTAGAATCTCCCACCGAGGTTAGAAGTGCCGCCATGAACTCCGCAGGGAAGTTCGCCTTGAGATAGCCGGTCCAATAAGAAAGAACACCGTAGCCAGCCGAATGCGCTTTATTGAAGGCGTAGTCAGCAAAAGGCAGCAGGGTGTCCCAGAGTGCAGTGATTGCAGGCTTTGAAAACCCTCCAGCAACCATTCCGTCGCTGAAAGCTTCAAACTGCTTGGCTAGCTCTTCCGGCTTTTTCTTACCCATGGCTCGGCGCAACAGATCTGCCTGGCCCAAGGTGTAGCCAGCCACTTTTTGAGCCGCAGCCATAACCTGCTCTTGGTAGACGATTAGACCATAAGTCGGCCCCAGGATGTCCCTCAGTGGCTCGGTGAGCTCGGGGTGGATGCCCTGCGATTCCTGGACTCCATTTTTTCGTTGGGCGTAATTAATGTGCGAATTCATGCCCATTGGACCGGGTCGATATAGGGCAATCACTGCGGAGATGTGTTCAAATTCTGTCGGCTTCAGTAATCGCAAAAGCTGCCGCATTGAATCGCCGTCAAGCTGGAAAACTCCTAGAGTGTCACCCCTTGACATAAGTTCGAAAGTCGGAATATCAGAATTTAGATCTAGTGTCTCCAAAACCACTTCTTGTTTGCGGTTTGAGCGAATGTTCTCCAGGGCGTCATCAATCACAGTCAGGTTTCGGAGCCCCAAAAAGTCCATCTTTAGAAGACCCAGCTCTTCGCAGGGCGGCTGATCAAACTGAGTGATGATGGCGCCGTCTTCCTCACGCTTCATAATCGGAATCACGTCCATTAGCGGCTCTGCCGACATAATCACGCCGGCAGCGTGAACGCCCCACTGCCGCTTAAGGGACTCTAGACCCTGGGCCAATTCAAACACCTTCATGGAGTCCGGATCGGTTTCGATGATCTCGCGAAATTCCTGGGCCTCGGAGTAACGCTCAGAGTCCTTATTGATCAGGTCTTGAAGCGAGACATCTCGGCCCATCACCATCGCCGGCATAGCCTTGGTGAGTCGCTCCCCCACTGCGTATGGCATCGCTAAAACCCGTGATGAATCCTTCAGGGCCTGCTTTGCTTTGATGGTGCCGAACGTGACAATTTGCGCAACTCGATCGCTGCCATATTTTTCGGTTACGTACTTGATGACCTCTGGCCTTCGACGATCATCAAAGTCCACATCGATGTCGGGCATGGAGAGTCGCTCGGGATTAAGAAACCGCTCGAAAATCAGGTCGTGAAGCAATGGGTCCAACTCCGTAATCCCCATCGCATAAGAAACCAGTGACCCAGCCGCGGAGCCCCGCCCCGGACCAACCCGAATACCCTGATTCCTTGCCCAGGCGATAAAATCTGACACCACCAAAAAATAACCCGGGAAACCCATCTTGATGATCACTTCAATCTCGTAGGCAGCCTGATCTTTATGTTTTTCGCTAAAACCTTGTGGGAACCTGCGTTCCATCCCACGCCAAACCTCCTCCTGAAACCAACCGGACTCTGTTTGACCTTCAGGAACTGGAAAGCGCGGCATTAGGTCTCGTTTGATGAAATCGACCTCGCAACGCTCGGCAATCAAAAGCGTGTTGTCGCAAGCCTCGGGAACATCCCTGAAAATCTCGCGCATTTGCGCAGCAGACTTCAGGTAATACTCCTGAGATTCAAACTTGAATCTATTTGGGTCTAAAAGATTTGACCCAACCTGAACGCACAGCAAAGCGTCGTGTGCCTGAGAATCGGCCTGCTCGGTGTAGTGCAGGTCATTGGTGGCAACTAGGGGAAGATTCAGGTCTTTGGCCAAACGCAACAGATCTTCGCGCACTCGTTTTTCGACATCTAGGGAGTGATCCATCAATTCGACAAAGAAGTTGCCCTCCCCAAAAATATCCCTAAATTCCGCGGCCGTCTCAACCGCCTTATCGTATTGACCCATTCTCAACCTGGTCTGAACCTCGCCACCTGGGCACCCCGAGGTCGCAATCAGGCCCTTGCCATATTTATGGAGCAACTCCCTATCCATGCGCGGCTTAAAGTAATAACCCGAAAGATAGGATTCCGAAGACAATCTAAAGAGATTTTGCATCGAGTTGTTATCAGTAGCCCACATGGTCATGTGACTGTAGGCCCCGCCGCCAGAGACATCATCGTCCCCGCCATCTCCCCAGCGCACCTTTGATTTCAATAACCTAGATTCCGGGGCTAAATATGCCTCAATACCAATGATCGGCTTGATACCTACCGCCTTGGATTGTTTCCAAAACTCGTAAGCTCCATGGGTATTGCCGTGATCGGTCATGGCGATTGCCGGCATCTTCAGCTCAGCGGCCT is a genomic window of Candidatus Aquiluna sp. UB-MaderosW2red containing:
- a CDS encoding quinone-dependent dihydroorotate dehydrogenase, which encodes MYRLVFRFFFKPLEPEFAHHVVVFGLSFLSKVGLLRAKKSPRPITELGLNFENRLGMAAGFDKNGEYIRPLHALGFGHIEIGTITAIAQPGNPKPRMFRLPDQRALINRMGFNNQGALAVSRRIQKLRERHDVLPIIGINIGKSKVTEAHLAAADYRASAKLLAPVADYLVVNVSSPNTPGLRDLQQVQELGPILSAVLAEAGSKPVLVKIAPDLADQDVLSVLELVKRLGLSGVVIANTTIKREVAGDPEVLRQAGGLSGPMLRLRATEMLELARAELKEGYTIISVGGLETQEDARNRIALGANLLQAYTGFVYGGPFWARRITRGL
- the hisD gene encoding histidinol dehydrogenase; translation: MRRVVISQQITQELVRELIPRAAINIAEATDATSTIITEVRDSGIEALKKHSAKFDGVIPVNFRVPKASLEKALRELDSELRISIETAIERVKKVSEAGLPQEFSVELAHGAFVHQRYHPVDSVGLYVPGGKAVYPSSVVMNAVAAMVAKVPRIAIATPAQKEFGGLPHPSILATAELLGISEVYAIGGASAVAAFAYGVKEIGLEPVRMVTGPGNIFVATAKRLLRSEIGIDSEAGPSEILIIADGAADARMIAADLISQAEHDENAAAVLVTDSEQLIGRVESQIDLLSKNTANKERISIALNGQQSALVLVKNIEAAIEVSNFYATEHLEIMTSDPREVLARISNAGAIFLGSYSPVSLGDYLAGSNHVLPTGEQAKYGPGLGVHSFLRPQQIIEYSESALKQVADQISVFANNEGLPAHAEAVQLRFEKDN
- the nrdR gene encoding transcriptional regulator NrdR, coding for MHCPFCRNSDSRVIDSRTSDDGSSIRRRRQCPECQKRFTTIETASLMVTKRSGVTEPFSRDKIVSGVRKACQGRPVTDADLALLAQQVEEALRSSGAASIEAQDIGLAILVPLRQLDHVAFMRFASVYQAWDSLEDFEAAVDSLRKS
- a CDS encoding flavin reductase family protein, which codes for MTNLDPTLPLEGSEALKAVFRMHASGVAIITSTNSDGEPIGFTASSVTSLGSRPPLASFNISQGSSSYPHLRIGKWVAIHALSDDSIQLAQRFAGLSKDRFVDLDYQTGPGNTPLLNGVSAVLVGKVRERFEVESNAVVVVDAITAEDYQRNKSPLIYFQRGYAAIGERLADNY
- the dnaE gene encoding DNA polymerase III subunit alpha, yielding MSKDNFVHLHNHTEYSMLDGAARIKQLVGKAAELKMPAIAMTDHGNTHGAYEFWKQSKAVGIKPIIGIEAYLAPESRLLKSKVRWGDGGDDDVSGGGAYSHMTMWATDNNSMQNLFRLSSESYLSGYYFKPRMDRELLHKYGKGLIATSGCPGGEVQTRLRMGQYDKAVETAAEFRDIFGEGNFFVELMDHSLDVEKRVREDLLRLAKDLNLPLVATNDLHYTEQADSQAHDALLCVQVGSNLLDPNRFKFESQEYYLKSAAQMREIFRDVPEACDNTLLIAERCEVDFIKRDLMPRFPVPEGQTESGWFQEEVWRGMERRFPQGFSEKHKDQAAYEIEVIIKMGFPGYFLVVSDFIAWARNQGIRVGPGRGSAAGSLVSYAMGITELDPLLHDLIFERFLNPERLSMPDIDVDFDDRRRPEVIKYVTEKYGSDRVAQIVTFGTIKAKQALKDSSRVLAMPYAVGERLTKAMPAMVMGRDVSLQDLINKDSERYSEAQEFREIIETDPDSMKVFELAQGLESLKRQWGVHAAGVIMSAEPLMDVIPIMKREEDGAIITQFDQPPCEELGLLKMDFLGLRNLTVIDDALENIRSNRKQEVVLETLDLNSDIPTFELMSRGDTLGVFQLDGDSMRQLLRLLKPTEFEHISAVIALYRPGPMGMNSHINYAQRKNGVQESQGIHPELTEPLRDILGPTYGLIVYQEQVMAAAQKVAGYTLGQADLLRRAMGKKKPEELAKQFEAFSDGMVAGGFSKPAITALWDTLLPFADYAFNKAHSAGYGVLSYWTGYLKANFPAEFMAALLTSVGDSKDKLAIYLNECRKMGIKVVPPDVNQSIGVFAAVGEDIRFGLGAIRNVGKNVVDAIVQARKAGPFLSFHDFLSRSSQQATTKRVVESLIKAGAFDSLGHTRRSLIAIHEEAIDSASVTRKQAASGQVDLFGELEGEDPMVVQVPSLPEWTKRDLLSHEREMLGLYVSDHPLAGQEALLLRHSDMGAIALKESDIQDGETVTLAGLITQVQHRIARSSGNPWGQVTLEDFSGEISLMFMGKTYIEHREKLVPDQTVSVRGRVSRRDEEIMVQAYSIDLLDAGREQGGVIKLTILEAMATKSRLEKLSEILARYPGPVEVQVKLVGSGTKHFLLPQRVGVDHTLFGELKALLGQEAVD